In Hoplias malabaricus isolate fHopMal1 chromosome 6, fHopMal1.hap1, whole genome shotgun sequence, a single window of DNA contains:
- the LOC136699384 gene encoding nucleoside diphosphate kinase, translating to MAAKTERTFIAVKPDGVQRGLVGDVIKRFEQKGFRLVALKFLQASEDLLKQHYIDLKDRPFYSGLVKYMSSGPVVAMVWEGLNVVKTGRVMLGETNPADSKPGTIRGDFCIEVGRNIIHGSDSVDSANKEISLWFKSEELVSFKSCAHDWIYE from the exons ATGGCCGCGAAGACCGAGCGCACCTTCATCGCAGTCAAACCTGACGGAGTGCAGCGGGGGCTCGTCGGGGACGTCATCAAGCGCTTTGAGCAGAAGGGCTTCAGGCTGGTGGCTCTCAAGTTCCTCCAG GCGTCCGAGGATCTGCTGAAGCAGCACTACATCGACCTGAAGGACAGACCCTTCTACTCCGGACTGGTGAAGTACATGAGCTCCGGACCCGTGGTCGCCATG GTGTGGGAGGGTCTGAACGTGGTAAAGACTGGTAGAGTGATGCTGGGAGAGACCAACCCTGCTGACTCCAAACCTGGAACCATCCGAGGGGACTTCTGCATCGAAGTGGGCAG GAACATCATCCACGGCAGCGACTCTGTGGACAGCGCCAACAAAGAGATCAGTCTCTGGTTTAAATCCGAGGAGCTGGTGTCCTTCAAGAGCTGTGCCCACGACTGGATCTACGAGTGA